The ANME-2 cluster archaeon genomic interval TTTCAGGATAGCCGCCAGCGCCAAGACCTCTGGTGAGGGATTTTCCTACCAGGATCTTTTTATCAGCCTGTATCATGTCCAGATGCTGTTTGTCTGTGTTTATGGCAATCGTTTCTGCACCATTGACTCCCATATTGTATAGTCTGTTAATGGTGTTATTACCTGCTCCGCCGCAACCTACAATAACGATTTGTGGCTGCCCGAACTCTTCACACATCTCTTCGAGTTTTATGTTTTCCCGAAGGAGTTTTTCTCTTTCGCTGTTCCTTAATGCTTGTTGTACAATAGATTCCATCTATTTTTCATCCCCTCTAATCCTCTATTTTTTAGCTCATGCGCTTGAGGTAGCACCTATCCGTTCCATCAACTGGAGGTTACGGAGTAGTTTATCGCTTCTTTGATCTATCAGGTCTCTTATAGCCGTCCTGATTGCTTCGGATGTGGACGGAAATTCTCCTTGTTCTACCATCACATCGATCATTTTTAATTGCTGCTCGGGGAGCCTTAGTGTTACTCTTTGCATCGGTTTACTCCCAGCGTCAATTCCTGTCAGCCAGCTGTCTGACAGATGTATGACGCATGTCTGCTTTCTGTCTGATGTGTGTCTGACTAAAATATGACGTGTGTATGCTATATGTCTGACGTCAATAATATATATAGTTTACGGCAATTCTTATACCTTTGTCAGAACAATATAGATTCATGCTCTCAATTGGAGTTATCACCCGGGGCAAGTATGGCAGGCGATTACTGGATACGCTCTCGAATAAAACGGATTTTTGTTATTTGTCCACTTCAATACCACAGATATTGCCTGACTTCATTGACGAGCCTGAATCCTTTCTTGATAACCTTTCACTGGATGCAAAGGTACTATCATCTGAACTGGTAATAACATACAGCTTACATCCTGACATCACTCCTGAAATTGTCAGGAGAGCTGCTCTATCAGGGGCAAAAGCTATTATTATCCCGGGAGGCTGGTCGCGTGCGGGAGACCCCGGATTATTAAAAGATATTTCAAAAAAATACGACATCGAAGTAATTGTAGAAGATATCTGCTGTGAGATTGGAAAGAGTGAAAATGTTTCGGTAA includes:
- a CDS encoding ribbon-helix-helix domain-containing protein, with the protein product MQRVTLRLPEQQLKMIDVMVEQGEFPSTSEAIRTAIRDLIDQRSDKLLRNLQLMERIGATSSA
- a CDS encoding DUF166 domain-containing protein — protein: MLSIGVITRGKYGRRLLDTLSNKTDFCYLSTSIPQILPDFIDEPESFLDNLSLDAKVLSSELVITYSLHPDITPEIVRRAALSGAKAIIIPGGWSRAGDPGLLKDISKKYDIEVIVEDICCEIGKSENVSVNEFASILGRPNLEVKVEAGKIKYIKVIRGAPCGSTWWMAEQLPGVPISEAPARAGLLVQQYPCRAVRGTGGGIHRSAELHKKAIEDSIEDN